The Apostichopus japonicus isolate 1M-3 chromosome 6, ASM3797524v1, whole genome shotgun sequence genome contains a region encoding:
- the LOC139969225 gene encoding heterogeneous nuclear ribonucleoprotein A/B-like, which translates to MYLMYTNTTYVSSRKLGTMADSHSGTNTAEFSQQNGKESADDSAQGASSQDSTESINNGGKGRHGDKIHASKGDHDDKKIFVGGLSYGTNEEKLRNHFSKWGHVVDVEVKRGYDKRSRGFGFVLFQDAEGCAKALAAGKHELDQKTIDPKMAVAVTKPKKLFVGGISHEVTVDDIKEYFGKFGTITDSEIPVSKDEGKHKGFAFLMFEKSESVTNIVKDPYHYIKGKYRCEVKRAVSRDEHHQRILYGNTGYYSQYASGYGFQQLGTNGAASGRGRGYRGRGGFSHSYNDGGGGGYMATYPSYSYTGSFGPGGNYDYGNYSGQTSSGFYGPNYDYYGTAQYGGQGYSGGGSYSTYNGTAGNSYNNYGGQSYVKNSY; encoded by the exons ATGTACCTAATGTACACTAACACTACGTATGTCAGCTCTCGGAAACTGGGCACCATGGCCGACAGTCACAGTGGTACAAACACCGCCGAATTTTCCCAACAAAACGGGAAAGAAAGCGCTGATGACTCGGCACAAGGAGCGAGCTCGCAGGACAGTACCGAGAGCATAAATAATGGAGGAAAAGGGAGGCATGGAGATAAAATTCATGCCTCGAAAGGGGATCACGATGACAA GAAAATTTTTGTTGGTGGTCTAAGCTATGGAACAAATGAAG AAAAGCTTAGAAACCACTTCAGCAAATGGGGACATGTGGTCGATGTGGAGGTCAAGCGGGGATATGACAAAAGATCACGAGGCTTTggctttgttttatttcaagatGCAGAGGGCTGTGCCAAG GCCTTGGCAGCTGGAAAACACGAGCTTGACCAGAAGACCATTGATCCCAAGATGGCAGTTGCAGTCACGAAACCAAAGAAACTGTTTGTCGGTGGCATCAGCCATGAGGTCACTGTTGATGACATCAAAGAGTACTTCGGTAAATTTGGAACG ATAACAGATTCAGAAATTCCAGTTTCAAAAGATGAGGGCAAGCACAAAGGCTTTGCATTCCTAATGTTCGAAAAATCTGAGTCGGTCACGAACATTGTTAAAGACCCGTATCATTACATCAAAGGAAAG TATCGGTGTGAAGTGAAGCGTGCGGTTTCCAGAGATGAGCACCACCAGAGGATTCTCTACGGTAACACAGGTTATTACAGCCAGTATGCCAGTGGCTATGGTTTCCAACAACTTGGCACCAACGGAGCTGCATCTGGGAGAGGAAGGGGATACAGGGGAAGGGGAG ggtTTTCACACTCATACAATgatggaggagggggtgggtacATGGCAACATACCCCAGTTACAGCTACACGGGAAGCTTTGGGCCCGGAGGGAACTACGATTATGGCAACTACAGCGGCCAGACTTCAAGTGGCTTCTATGGGCCAAACTACGATTACTATGGGACTGCCCAATACGGGGGACAGGGATACAGTGGGGGAGGAAGTTACAGCACATACAACGGAACAGCCGGGAATAGCTACAACAACTATGGAGGTCAGAGCTATG TGAAAAACTCGTATTAA
- the LOC139969220 gene encoding uncharacterized protein isoform X2, whose amino-acid sequence MPESRVEVIEDQIRTTVQLKSVRVAEFFKDFDRLRSGYVTTPQFKRCLKQSFEIVLPEVDEDLLVQKYQDGGHGVNYRRFADVIECAFRPNEMKIDPKTQITEPTEFFGSQRSIRPLSPPSQTRVLEIVRKIAPYYKYHGIDLRSSYEDFDKHNIGVVTDSQFERSFPRPPGLSDEEVRLLACKYQDPERAKLVNYFNFYRDLEADKGTLEDNLFDAPPSAYNIPREVKVDDELNTIFNKIQVAVHKNGIRTTEFFRDHDKLRKGIITENQFVCGLMLCAGKEAHLTRGEVQKLVDFYKDAEGRVAYKAFCDKMENAFTDPHFEKNPQLDVYRPPCGALARSLNNLNDAEDQQVNHVLVALQDEVRKRRLMTFPTFKDFDRSKAYTRNITKDQFRRILDFLTLNVGDNDFKLLCRKFEEPISGDINYPAFVQAIDKEFIGFSMDSEDTMKVERSVTPVRNQPIDISGVSFEEIMKGIRHHVLVNRLRVCEYFQDFDPLMERSIPKSQFRIGLSALGQHNLTDAQFEVLFLYYENPQKKGTVLWRKFEKDIDTVFTQVLPNLEKTPTSQVPPSEVYLVEKPGTLDWSQVPDEMIQTVSDALARMMQRVEQRRVLIKPCFQDFDLHNRGTVTKAQFRQCLTYLGLRASVDEMQALEAKYSNHMGFDYLRFLEDLQPPAKQELKYEQRLENLKLVNSKTMSLERNPLMDINAIMNKIKTKVMKEGIRVLELMCAICRMIMSLVPD is encoded by the exons ATGCCTGAATCAAGAGTGGAAGTCATTGAAGACCAGATAAGGACCACAGTTCAACTGAAAAGTGTCAGAGTAGCAGAATTCTTCAAAGACTTTGATAGGTTGAGATCTGGATATGTTACAA CTCCCCAATTTAAGCGGTGTCTTAAACAAAGCTTTGAGATTGTGCTTCCAGAGGTTGATGAAGATCTCCTTGTTCAAAAATACCAAGATGGTGGTCATGGCGTAAACTACAGACGATTTGCAGATGTGATTGAATGTG CTTTTAGGCCAAATGAAATGAAGATTGATCCCAAAACACAGATTACAGAACCAACAGAATT CTTTGGATCTCAGCGTTCTATCCGCCCCTTGAGTCCACCTTCACAGACAAGGGTGCTTGAAATAGTCAGGAAGATAGCCCCATACTATAAATACCACGGCATTGACCTTAGAAGTAGTTATGAAGACTTTGATAAACACAACATTGGGGTAGTCACAGACAGCCAG tTTGAGAGAAGCTTTCCTAGACCCCCAGGGTTGTCTGATGAGGAGGTTCGGCTTTTAGCGTGTAAATACCAGGACCCTGAGCGAGCCAAGCTGGTCAactattttaacttttacaGAGATCTGGAAGCTGACAAGGGTACATTGGAGGACAACCTCTTTGATGCTCCACCAAGTGCCTATAATATTCCAAGAGAG GTCAAAGTGGATGATGAACTAAATACAATCTTCAATAAAATTCAAGTGGCTGTCCACAAGAATGGTATCAGGACCACAGAATTTTTCCGAGACCACGACAAGCTCAGGAAAGGAATCATCACGGAAAACCAATTTGTCTGCGGCCTGATGCTCTGCGCGGGGAAAGAGGCTCATTTGACGAGAGGAGAGGTGCAAAAATTAGTGGATTTTTACAAGGATGCTGAAGGGAGAGTGGCATACAAAGCATTCTGTGATAAAATGGAAAATG CATTTACTGATCCCCATTTTGAAAAGAATCCTCAGTTGGATGTGTACCGTCCACCTTGCGGTGCATTGGCAAGGTCTCTGAATAACCTCAACGACGCAGAGGACCAACAAGTGAACCATGTACTTGTAGCTCTCCAAGATGAGGTCAGGAAGAGACGATTAATGACCTTCCCCACCTTTAAGGATTTTGACAGG AGCAAGGCCTACACTCGTAACATCACCAAAGATCAATTCCGTCGAATCTTGGACTTTTTGACCCTCAACGTTGGAGATAACGACTTCAAGTTACTCTGTAGGAAATTTGAGGAACCGATCAGTGGAGACATCAACTATCCTGCCTTTGTGCAAGCAATTGACAAAG AATTCATTGGTTTTAGTATGGACTCTGAAGATACCATGAAGGTAGAGAGATCGGTGACTCCGGTCAGAAACCAACCGATTGATATCTCTGGAGTCAGCTTTGAGGAGATAATGAAAGGGATCAGACATCACGTCTTGGTCAACAGGTTACGAGTTTGTGAATACTTTCAGGACTTTGACCCACTCATGGAGCGGTCCATCCCGAAGAGTCAGTTCCGTATCGGGCTGAGTGCTCTCGGCCAGCACAACCTCACTGATGCCCAGTTTGAGGTTCTCTTTCTGTACTACGAAAACCCACAGAAGAAGGGAACAGTGCTGTGGAGAAAGTTTGAGAAAGATATTGATACAG TTTTTACACAAGTCTTACCCAACCTTGAGAAGACACCAACTAGCCAGGTGCCCCCCTCAGAAGTCTACCTCGTGGAGAAGCCAGGCACCCTAGACTGGTCACAGGTTCCAGATGAGATGATACAGACGGTTTCAGATGCCTTGGCTAGAATGATGCAGCGAGTAGAACAGAGGCGGGTCCTCATCAAACCGTGCTTCCAAGATTTCGACCTCCATAATCGAGGGACAGTCACAAAGGCCCAGTTTAGACAATGTCTGACCTACCTGGGCCTCAGGGCCAGTGTTGATGAGATGCAGGCCCTGGAAGCCAAATATTCCAACCACATGGGCTTTGATTATCTAAGATTCCTTGAGGATCTCCAACCTCCTGCTAAACAGGAGCTCAAATATGAACAGAGACTGGAGAACTTGAAGCTGGTCAACTCCAAGACGATGTCTTTAGAGAGGAACCCACTCATGGATATAAACGCCATCATGAACAAGATTAAAACAAag GTTATGAAAGAAGGCATCAGGGTGTTGGAGTTGATGTGTGCAATATGTAGGATGATAATGTCTCTTGTTCCTGATTGA